Proteins encoded together in one Pseudomonas sp. Seg1 window:
- a CDS encoding type II toxin-antitoxin system HicA family toxin has product MQSRLLIKELEEAGWTLDGITGSHHIFRHRYNPYTIPVPHPKKDLPLGTVKSIRRRAGLYNPPASFEGDP; this is encoded by the coding sequence GTGCAAAGCAGGTTATTGATCAAGGAGCTGGAGGAGGCAGGATGGACGCTGGACGGGATTACCGGCAGCCATCACATCTTCAGGCACCGTTACAACCCGTACACGATTCCCGTGCCTCATCCGAAAAAGGATTTACCGTTGGGGACGGTCAAAAGTATCAGGAGGCGTGCCGGGCTGTACAACCCGCCAGCCAGTTTCGAAGGAGATCCATAA
- a CDS encoding type II toxin-antitoxin system HicB family antitoxin, translating to MQYPICIEWGDENTAIGIQIPDIPGAVTAGDSFEDAYNAAVEIAHIMLQEIAADGEHIPLPTSAAAHRNNPEFAEMGWGMLELDISPYLGKTEKVNVTLPGYVIQRIDRYVREHNVKSRSSFLADAAMEKLVRY from the coding sequence ATGCAATATCCCATCTGCATCGAGTGGGGTGATGAGAACACCGCCATCGGTATTCAGATCCCCGATATTCCCGGCGCTGTCACGGCGGGGGATAGCTTTGAAGATGCCTACAACGCAGCGGTTGAGATCGCACACATCATGCTGCAAGAGATCGCGGCGGACGGAGAGCACATTCCGTTGCCAACTTCTGCGGCGGCACATCGCAACAATCCGGAATTCGCCGAGATGGGTTGGGGCATGCTGGAACTGGACATCTCGCCTTATCTGGGCAAGACCGAGAAGGTTAACGTGACGCTGCCCGGCTACGTGATCCAGCGAATTGATCGCTACGTGCGTGAGCACAACGTCAAAAGCCGCTCCTCCTTTCTGGCGGATGCGGCGATGGAAAAACTGGTTCGGTATTGA
- a CDS encoding MFS transporter → MTATTHAMTRGMVLLFAFCCGAIVANIYYAQPIIGLIAPDIGLTDTMASFIVSLTQIGYALGLFFLVPLGDLLENRRLMIITTMVAIASLLGAAFTDQPNVFLLISLLVGFSSVSVQILIPLAAHLAPEESRGRVVGGIMGGLLLGILLARPVSSVVADHFGWRAMFMIAAALMAAISVVLALTVPKRQPDHSASYAQLIGSLWTLLRQQPVLRQRAFYQGCIFATFSLFWTAVPLELARNHGLSQSEIAIFALVGAIGAIAAPISGRLADAGHTRIASLLAMVFASLSFLPAFIHPAYSVIGLAVTGVVLDFCVQMNMVLGQRAVYSLDAKSRGRLNALYMTSIFIGGAFGSSVASAVFEHGGWLWIVIVGSAFPVLALLRFLSVSQRGSLATA, encoded by the coding sequence ATGACCGCCACAACTCACGCAATGACCCGGGGCATGGTGCTGCTGTTCGCTTTCTGCTGCGGCGCCATCGTTGCCAACATCTACTACGCGCAGCCGATCATCGGCCTGATTGCGCCGGACATCGGCCTGACCGACACCATGGCCAGCTTCATCGTCTCACTGACCCAGATCGGTTACGCGCTGGGCCTGTTCTTCCTGGTGCCGCTGGGCGATCTGCTGGAAAACCGTCGGTTGATGATCATCACCACGATGGTGGCGATTGCCAGCCTGCTCGGTGCTGCGTTCACCGATCAGCCCAATGTGTTTCTGCTGATCTCGTTGTTGGTGGGCTTCAGTTCGGTGTCGGTACAGATCCTGATTCCGCTGGCTGCACATCTGGCGCCGGAAGAATCTCGTGGACGTGTCGTCGGCGGGATCATGGGCGGCTTGCTGCTGGGTATTCTGCTGGCGCGGCCAGTGTCGAGCGTGGTCGCCGACCATTTCGGCTGGCGGGCGATGTTCATGATCGCGGCGGCATTGATGGCGGCGATCAGCGTGGTGCTGGCCCTGACCGTGCCCAAGCGCCAACCGGATCACAGCGCCTCTTACGCGCAACTGATCGGCTCGCTGTGGACGTTGCTGCGTCAGCAACCGGTGCTGCGTCAGCGGGCGTTTTATCAGGGCTGCATTTTCGCCACCTTCAGCCTGTTCTGGACGGCGGTGCCGCTGGAACTGGCACGCAACCATGGCCTGTCGCAAAGCGAGATCGCGATCTTCGCCCTGGTCGGCGCCATTGGAGCCATCGCCGCGCCGATCAGCGGACGCCTGGCCGACGCCGGCCATACCCGCATTGCTTCGCTGCTGGCCATGGTGTTCGCCAGCCTGAGCTTCCTGCCCGCCTTTATCCACCCGGCCTACAGCGTCATCGGTCTGGCCGTGACCGGCGTGGTGCTCGACTTCTGCGTGCAGATGAACATGGTCCTTGGCCAACGCGCGGTGTACTCGCTGGACGCGAAAAGCCGTGGTCGCCTGAATGCGCTGTACATGACCAGCATTTTCATCGGCGGCGCCTTCGGCTCTTCGGTGGCCAGCGCGGTATTCGAGCATGGCGGCTGGTTGTGGATCGTGATTGTCGGCAGCGCGTTTCCGGTGTTGGCGTTGTTGCGGTTTTTGAGTGTTTCGCAGCGTGGTTCATTGGCAACGGCGTAA
- a CDS encoding DUF5666 domain-containing protein — MFRLMLRYTATIAMLGLLGANSVQAADAPGMRIGVRGEITGVSAASLKVHVNSGENVVIQLTQDTKVRAVTLANIEDIKPGSYIGSAAMPQEDGTLKALEVHVFPPELAGSGDGHRPFDLAKGSSMTNGSVGDLVVSNGRVLTVNYKGGQQKILVPEDVPIVNLMPGDRSLLKVGVKIVTFVTQSADGTLTAQSISAGKDGVTPPM; from the coding sequence ATGTTTCGTCTGATGCTTCGTTACACCGCAACCATAGCCATGCTCGGCTTGCTGGGCGCGAACAGCGTGCAAGCGGCCGACGCGCCGGGGATGCGCATCGGCGTGCGCGGCGAGATCACTGGCGTCAGCGCCGCCTCCTTGAAAGTCCACGTCAACAGTGGCGAGAATGTGGTAATCCAGTTGACCCAGGACACCAAGGTCCGCGCCGTGACCCTCGCCAATATCGAAGACATCAAGCCCGGCAGCTACATTGGCTCGGCAGCCATGCCACAGGAAGACGGCACGCTCAAGGCGTTGGAGGTGCATGTGTTTCCGCCGGAGTTGGCCGGCAGCGGCGATGGACATCGGCCGTTTGATCTGGCCAAAGGCAGCAGCATGACCAATGGCAGTGTCGGTGATCTGGTGGTCAGCAATGGCCGGGTGTTGACGGTGAATTACAAGGGCGGCCAGCAGAAGATTCTGGTGCCGGAGGATGTGCCGATCGTTAATCTGATGCCGGGGGATCGCAGCTTGCTGAAGGTTGGGGTGAAGATTGTGACGTTCGTGACACAGAGTGCGGATGGCACGTTGACGGCGCAATCGATCTCTGCAGGTAAGGATGGGGTAACGCCGCCGATGTAA
- a CDS encoding sulfate ABC transporter substrate-binding protein, protein MKKLFGASLLAAGLALANIAQAAPTLLNVSYDVMRDFYKDYNTAFQKHWQAEHNENITVQMSFGGSSKQARSVIDGLPADVITMNMATDINALADNGQLVPKDWVTRLPNNSAPFTSATVFIVRKSNPKALKDWPDLLKDGVQVIVPNPKTSGNGRYTYLSAWGYVLKNGGDENKAKDFVGKLFKQAPVLDTGGRAATTTFMTNQIGDVLVTFENEAEMIAREFGRDQFEVIYPSVSAEAEPPVSVVDKVVDKKGSRAAADEYLKYLWSPEGQEIAAANYLRPRDPAVLAKYTDRFPKVDFLSVEKTFGDWRTVQKTHFNDGGVFDQIYSGQ, encoded by the coding sequence GTGAAAAAACTCTTTGGCGCCTCACTTCTCGCCGCCGGCCTGGCCTTGGCCAACATCGCTCAGGCAGCCCCGACGCTGCTTAACGTTTCCTACGACGTGATGCGCGATTTCTACAAGGACTACAACACTGCGTTCCAGAAACACTGGCAAGCCGAGCACAACGAAAACATCACCGTACAGATGTCCTTCGGCGGTTCGAGCAAGCAAGCGCGCTCGGTGATCGATGGCCTGCCGGCTGACGTCATCACCATGAACATGGCCACCGACATCAATGCCCTCGCCGACAACGGTCAATTGGTACCGAAGGACTGGGTCACCCGTCTGCCGAACAACAGCGCGCCGTTCACCTCGGCCACCGTGTTCATCGTCCGAAAAAGCAACCCGAAAGCCCTGAAAGACTGGCCGGACCTGCTCAAGGACGGCGTGCAAGTGATCGTGCCGAACCCGAAAACCTCGGGCAACGGCCGCTACACCTACCTGTCGGCCTGGGGTTATGTGCTGAAGAACGGCGGTGACGAGAACAAGGCCAAGGACTTCGTTGGCAAACTGTTCAAGCAGGCGCCAGTACTCGACACCGGTGGCCGCGCCGCGACCACCACGTTCATGACCAACCAGATCGGCGACGTGCTGGTGACCTTTGAAAACGAAGCGGAAATGATCGCTCGCGAGTTTGGTCGTGATCAGTTTGAAGTGATCTACCCAAGTGTTTCTGCTGAGGCCGAGCCGCCGGTGTCCGTGGTCGATAAAGTCGTCGACAAGAAAGGTTCACGCGCTGCTGCCGACGAGTACCTGAAGTACCTGTGGTCGCCGGAAGGTCAGGAAATTGCAGCCGCTAACTACCTGCGTCCGCGTGATCCGGCGGTACTGGCCAAGTACACCGACCGGTTCCCGAAAGTTGATTTCCTTTCGGTGGAGAAGACTTTTGGTGACTGGCGCACCGTGCAGAAGACGCACTTCAACGATGGTGGGGTGTTTGATCAGATTTACAGCGGGCAGTAA
- a CDS encoding ion transporter, translating to MDSSSNWRERLYVMIFQSDTLAGRRFDGILLLIILASLVIVMLDSIDSVHRNYADVLAYIEWGFTIIFLGEYILRLYCSPKPLRYAFSFYGLVDLLAIVPGILALYYSDAQYLLIIRIIRMLRIFRVLKLSPYLKQANYLMSALRGSKQKIVVFLVSVCTLVTVFGTLMYVIEGPEHGFTSIPKGIYWAIVTLTTVGFGDIVPKTPLGQVISSLVMITGYSIIAVPTGIFTAELANAMRGEQLQHDCPVCKKNSHEHGAAFCSRCGNALFKKLE from the coding sequence ATGGACAGCAGCAGCAACTGGCGTGAACGGCTTTACGTCATGATTTTCCAGAGCGACACCCTCGCCGGGCGGCGCTTCGACGGCATCTTGCTGTTGATCATCCTCGCCAGTCTGGTGATCGTGATGCTCGACAGTATCGACAGCGTTCACCGCAACTACGCCGATGTGCTGGCGTACATCGAGTGGGGCTTCACGATCATCTTTCTCGGCGAGTACATCCTGCGTCTGTACTGCTCGCCCAAGCCGTTGCGCTATGCCTTCAGTTTTTATGGACTGGTGGACCTGCTGGCGATCGTGCCGGGCATCCTCGCGCTGTATTACAGCGATGCGCAGTACCTGCTGATTATCCGGATCATTCGGATGCTGCGGATTTTCCGCGTGCTCAAGCTCAGTCCGTACCTCAAGCAGGCCAACTATTTGATGTCGGCGCTGCGCGGCAGCAAGCAGAAAATCGTCGTGTTCCTGGTCAGCGTCTGCACCCTGGTGACGGTGTTCGGCACGTTGATGTACGTGATCGAAGGCCCGGAGCATGGCTTCACCAGCATTCCCAAAGGCATCTATTGGGCTATCGTGACCCTGACCACGGTGGGCTTCGGCGACATCGTGCCGAAGACGCCGCTGGGCCAGGTGATTTCATCGCTGGTGATGATCACCGGTTATTCGATCATTGCCGTGCCGACGGGGATTTTCACCGCCGAACTGGCCAACGCCATGCGCGGCGAACAGCTGCAACACGACTGCCCGGTGTGCAAGAAAAACAGCCACGAACACGGCGCGGCGTTCTGCTCGCGCTGTGGCAATGCGTTATTTAAGAAACTGGAATAA
- a CDS encoding urea transporter, whose product MPANHFNTHCPDWAEALLNGFSQIFLQRHPLCGLLCLLAILLTAPVLFAGALLGAVAGLLTAQRRNYAKADRQAGLFSYNGVLLGLLLSLYFPWSPMLPPLILAAGGLSAMLTQQWLKYVYRSRSIPAYTSPFVAMSWALLLFAEPSAPMAHIEMNTLNLLAAELRGLGQVMFLDHPLAGALIAAGLLIADRRAFCWALLASAIGLGSSLLHHETSAALFGLGSYNAVLAALAFSSQRQQPWLPLVGIVLALLVTPLFAAIGLATLTAPFILACWLIRAGIQMLGKATVDSASCAHGENQPRLR is encoded by the coding sequence ATGCCTGCCAATCATTTCAACACCCACTGCCCCGACTGGGCCGAGGCTTTGCTCAACGGTTTCAGTCAAATATTCCTTCAGCGCCATCCGCTGTGCGGCCTGCTGTGCCTCTTGGCGATCCTGCTCACTGCGCCCGTGCTGTTTGCCGGTGCGCTGCTCGGTGCTGTCGCCGGGTTGCTCACCGCACAACGACGCAACTACGCCAAGGCCGATCGCCAGGCCGGGCTGTTCAGCTACAACGGCGTTTTGCTCGGCCTGTTGCTGAGTCTGTATTTCCCTTGGTCGCCGATGCTGCCGCCGCTGATTCTCGCTGCCGGCGGCTTGAGCGCGATGCTCACGCAGCAATGGCTCAAATATGTGTACCGCAGCCGATCCATACCGGCCTACACCTCGCCGTTCGTGGCCATGAGCTGGGCGTTATTGCTGTTCGCTGAACCGTCAGCGCCGATGGCTCACATCGAGATGAATACGCTGAACCTGCTCGCGGCCGAGCTCCGAGGCTTGGGCCAGGTGATGTTTCTCGACCATCCATTGGCAGGCGCGCTGATCGCCGCCGGTTTGTTGATCGCGGATCGCCGCGCCTTCTGCTGGGCGCTGCTCGCATCTGCCATCGGCCTGGGCTCCAGCCTGCTACACCACGAAACCAGCGCTGCGCTTTTCGGCCTCGGCAGCTATAACGCCGTACTCGCCGCCCTCGCCTTCAGTAGCCAACGCCAACAACCGTGGTTGCCGCTGGTCGGCATCGTCCTCGCACTGCTGGTCACGCCGCTGTTTGCCGCCATCGGCTTGGCCACGTTGACCGCGCCGTTCATCCTCGCCTGCTGGCTGATTCGCGCCGGGATTCAAATGCTCGGCAAAGCCACGGTAGACAGTGCGTCTTGCGCTCACGGGGAGAATCAACCTAGGCTGCGCTGA
- the pyk gene encoding pyruvate kinase — MTPDKKVKILATLGPAVDGIEDIRELVEAGVNIFRLNFSHGDHADHAKRYQWIREVERQLNYPLGILMDLQGPKLRVGKFADGKVQLHRGQAFRLDLDATPGDERRVNLPHPEIIAALEAGMDLLLDDGKLRLRVVTKYHDAIDTTVLNGGELSDRKGVNVPQAVLDLSPLTAKDRRDLSFGLELGVDWVALSFVQRPQDILEARELIGDKAFLMAKIEKPSAVEQLREIAELSDAIMVARGDLGVEVPAESVPQIQKNIITTCRELGKPVVVATQMLESMRFSPAPTRAEVTDVANAVAEGADAVMLSAETASGEYPLEAVQMMSKIIRQVENGPDYQTQLDVSRPKAEATVSDAISCAIRRISNVLPVAVLVNYSESGASSLRASRERPKAPILNLTPNLQTARRLSVAWGIHSVVNDRLRQVDEVCSTALEIAQAQGMAERGDTLLITAGVPFGQPGSTNSLRIETLI, encoded by the coding sequence ATGACGCCTGATAAAAAGGTCAAAATCCTCGCCACACTCGGGCCTGCGGTCGATGGCATCGAAGACATCCGCGAGCTGGTCGAGGCCGGGGTCAACATCTTCCGCCTCAACTTCAGCCACGGCGATCACGCCGACCACGCCAAGCGTTATCAGTGGATCCGCGAAGTCGAGCGCCAGCTCAACTACCCGCTGGGCATTCTGATGGACTTGCAAGGGCCGAAACTGCGCGTCGGCAAGTTCGCTGACGGCAAGGTCCAATTGCATCGCGGTCAGGCATTCCGCCTCGATCTGGACGCGACGCCGGGCGATGAACGCCGGGTGAATCTGCCGCATCCAGAAATCATCGCCGCACTGGAAGCAGGCATGGATCTGCTGCTCGACGACGGCAAACTGCGTCTGCGCGTGGTGACCAAATACCACGACGCGATCGACACCACCGTGCTCAACGGTGGCGAGTTGTCGGACCGCAAAGGCGTCAATGTGCCGCAAGCGGTACTCGACCTGAGCCCGCTGACCGCCAAGGATCGTCGCGATTTGAGTTTCGGTCTGGAGCTGGGTGTGGACTGGGTTGCGCTGTCGTTCGTGCAGCGTCCGCAAGACATCCTCGAAGCCCGCGAACTGATCGGCGACAAAGCGTTCCTGATGGCGAAGATCGAGAAGCCGTCGGCGGTTGAACAGCTGCGCGAGATCGCCGAACTGAGCGACGCGATCATGGTGGCCCGTGGTGACCTCGGCGTTGAAGTGCCGGCGGAAAGCGTGCCGCAGATTCAGAAAAACATCATCACCACCTGCCGCGAACTGGGCAAACCGGTGGTGGTGGCGACGCAGATGCTGGAGTCGATGCGCTTCTCCCCTGCCCCGACCCGCGCTGAAGTGACTGACGTTGCCAACGCCGTGGCCGAAGGTGCCGATGCGGTGATGCTGTCGGCGGAAACCGCGTCCGGCGAGTACCCGCTGGAAGCCGTGCAGATGATGAGCAAGATCATCCGTCAGGTGGAAAACGGCCCGGATTATCAGACTCAACTGGACGTGAGTCGGCCGAAAGCTGAAGCGACCGTTTCCGATGCGATCAGCTGCGCGATCCGTCGCATCAGTAACGTGCTGCCAGTGGCGGTGCTGGTCAACTACAGCGAGTCGGGCGCGTCGAGTTTGCGTGCATCGCGGGAACGGCCAAAAGCACCGATCCTCAACCTGACGCCGAACCTGCAGACGGCGCGGCGTTTGAGCGTGGCGTGGGGCATTCACTCGGTGGTCAACGATCGCCTGCGTCAGGTTGACGAAGTCTGCTCGACCGCGCTGGAGATTGCTCAGGCGCAAGGCATGGCCGAGCGTGGCGATACTTTGCTGATCACGGCGGGTGTTCCGTTCGGGCAGCCTGGATCAACTAACTCGCTGCGTATTGAAACGTTGATTTAA
- a CDS encoding glycerate kinase codes for MSVDPQQLLRELFATAIDAAHPNQVLEAHLPADRTGRVIVIGAGKAAAAMAQVVERCWEGEVSGLVVTRYGHGAPCEKIEVVEAAHPVPDAAGLAVAKRVLELVSNLTEDDRVIFLLSGGGSALLALPAAGITLADKQSINKALLKSGATIGEMNCVRKHLSAIKGGRLGKACWPATVYTYAISDVPGDLATVIASGPTVADPSTSAEALAILKRYAIEVPASVRNWLQNPESETVKPGDPSLARSHFQLIARPQQSLDAAAVKCRQAGFSTLILGDLEGESREVAKVHAGIARQIINHGQPLAAPCVILSGGETTVTVRGNGRGGRNAEFLLSLTDSLKGQPGVYALAGDTDGIDGSEDNAGAIMTPDSYARAAALGLSASDELDNNNGYGYFAALDALIVTEPTRTNVNDFRAILILESSKS; via the coding sequence ATGTCGGTCGATCCGCAACAACTGCTGCGCGAGCTGTTTGCCACAGCCATCGACGCGGCCCATCCGAACCAAGTCCTCGAAGCCCATCTGCCCGCCGACCGCACTGGCCGCGTGATCGTCATCGGTGCCGGCAAAGCCGCCGCTGCCATGGCGCAAGTGGTCGAGCGCTGCTGGGAAGGTGAAGTGTCTGGCCTGGTAGTGACCCGTTACGGTCACGGCGCCCCGTGCGAAAAAATCGAAGTGGTCGAAGCCGCGCATCCGGTGCCGGACGCTGCCGGTCTGGCCGTGGCCAAACGCGTGCTCGAGCTGGTCAGCAACCTGACTGAAGACGACCGCGTGATTTTCCTGTTGTCTGGCGGCGGCTCTGCCCTGCTCGCCTTGCCGGCCGCCGGCATCACCCTCGCCGACAAGCAATCGATCAACAAGGCCCTGCTCAAATCCGGTGCGACCATCGGCGAGATGAACTGCGTGCGCAAGCACCTCTCGGCGATCAAGGGCGGACGCCTGGGCAAGGCCTGCTGGCCTGCGACGGTTTATACCTACGCCATTTCCGATGTGCCGGGCGACCTCGCCACGGTCATCGCTTCCGGCCCGACCGTGGCCGATCCGAGCACCTCGGCCGAAGCGCTGGCGATCCTCAAGCGCTATGCCATCGAAGTACCGGCCTCGGTACGCAACTGGCTGCAAAACCCGGAATCGGAAACCGTCAAACCCGGCGATCCGAGCCTGGCGCGCAGTCATTTCCAGTTGATCGCCCGTCCTCAGCAGTCGCTGGACGCCGCTGCGGTGAAATGCCGTCAGGCCGGTTTCAGCACGCTGATCCTCGGCGACCTCGAAGGCGAGTCGCGCGAAGTGGCGAAAGTCCACGCCGGCATCGCCCGCCAGATCATCAACCACGGCCAGCCACTGGCGGCGCCGTGCGTGATCCTTTCCGGCGGCGAAACCACCGTGACCGTGCGCGGCAATGGCCGTGGCGGGCGCAACGCCGAATTCCTCCTCAGCCTGACCGACAGCCTCAAAGGCCAGCCCGGCGTCTATGCCCTGGCCGGTGACACCGACGGCATCGACGGCTCGGAAGACAACGCCGGCGCCATCATGACCCCGGACAGCTACGCCCGCGCCGCCGCCCTCGGTCTGAGCGCCAGCGATGAGCTGGATAACAACAACGGCTACGGCTATTTCGCAGCGCTCGATGCACTGATCGTCACCGAGCCGACCCGCACCAACGTCAACGACTTCCGCGCCATTCTGATCCTCGAGAGTTCTAAATCATGA
- a CDS encoding 2-hydroxy-3-oxopropionate reductase: MAKIGFIGTGIMGHPMAANLQKAGHSLFLSAHHDAAPADLVAAGAVALANPREVAQEAEFIIVMVPDTPQVDDVLFRADGVAAGIGKGKVVIDMSSISPTATKAFAAKINEKGAQYLDAPVSGGEVGAKAATLSIMVGGDADAFERALPLFQAMGKNITLVGGNGDGQTAKVANQIIVALNIQAVAEALLFASKNGADPAKVREALMGGFASSKILEVHGERMIKGTFDPGFRISLHQKDLNLALQGAKELNINLPNTANAQQVFSTCAAIGGSNWDHSALIKGLEHMANFSIRDKK; this comes from the coding sequence ATGGCTAAAATCGGATTTATCGGCACCGGCATCATGGGCCACCCAATGGCGGCGAACCTGCAGAAAGCCGGTCACAGCCTGTTCCTGTCGGCGCACCACGACGCCGCCCCGGCCGATCTGGTTGCCGCTGGCGCCGTCGCCCTGGCCAACCCGCGCGAAGTGGCGCAGGAAGCTGAATTCATCATCGTCATGGTCCCGGATACCCCACAGGTCGACGACGTACTGTTCCGCGCCGACGGCGTTGCTGCCGGTATCGGCAAAGGCAAAGTGGTGATCGACATGAGTTCGATCTCGCCAACCGCCACCAAGGCGTTCGCCGCGAAGATCAACGAGAAAGGCGCGCAGTACCTCGACGCACCAGTGTCCGGCGGTGAAGTCGGCGCCAAAGCTGCGACCCTGAGCATCATGGTCGGTGGCGACGCCGATGCGTTCGAACGCGCCCTGCCGCTGTTCCAGGCCATGGGCAAGAACATCACCCTGGTGGGTGGCAATGGCGACGGTCAGACTGCCAAAGTCGCGAACCAGATCATCGTCGCGCTGAACATTCAGGCTGTGGCCGAAGCCCTGCTGTTCGCCTCGAAAAACGGTGCCGATCCGGCCAAAGTGCGTGAAGCGCTGATGGGCGGTTTCGCTTCGTCGAAGATCCTCGAAGTGCACGGCGAGCGCATGATCAAAGGCACCTTCGATCCAGGCTTCCGCATCAGCCTGCACCAGAAGGACCTGAACCTGGCCCTGCAAGGCGCCAAGGAGCTGAACATCAACCTGCCGAACACCGCCAACGCCCAGCAAGTGTTCAGCACCTGCGCGGCCATCGGTGGCAGCAACTGGGACCACTCGGCGCTGATCAAAGGTCTGGAACACATGGCCAACTTCTCGATTCGCGACAAAAAATAA
- the hyi gene encoding hydroxypyruvate isomerase, giving the protein MPRFAANLSMLFTEQDFLARFDAAAKAGFSGVEYLFPYDFSSAEIKAKLDANGLTQVLFNLPAGDWAKGERGIACLPDRVEEFRAGVDLAIAYAQVLGNTQVNCLAGIRPQGVDDATVEKTFVANLKYAADKLQAAGIKLVMEAINTRDIPGFYLNNTAQALSIREQVGSANLFLQYDIYHMQIMEGDLARTLQSHLGEINHVQLADNPGRNEPGTGEINYRFLFEHLDRIGYQGWVGCEYKPLTTTEAGLGWLKTHNAI; this is encoded by the coding sequence ATGCCGCGTTTCGCAGCCAACCTGTCCATGCTGTTCACCGAACAGGATTTCCTTGCCCGTTTCGACGCCGCCGCCAAGGCCGGTTTCTCGGGCGTTGAATACCTGTTCCCGTACGACTTCAGCTCTGCCGAAATCAAGGCCAAGCTCGACGCCAATGGTCTGACCCAAGTGTTGTTCAACCTGCCGGCCGGTGACTGGGCCAAGGGCGAGCGCGGTATCGCCTGCCTGCCGGATCGCGTTGAAGAGTTCCGCGCCGGGGTCGATCTGGCCATCGCTTACGCACAAGTACTGGGCAATACCCAGGTCAACTGCCTGGCCGGTATCCGTCCGCAAGGCGTTGACGATGCCACGGTAGAAAAGACCTTCGTCGCCAACCTGAAATACGCCGCCGACAAGCTGCAGGCAGCGGGCATCAAACTGGTGATGGAAGCGATCAACACCCGCGACATCCCGGGCTTCTACCTGAACAACACGGCGCAAGCCCTGTCGATTCGCGAGCAGGTCGGCAGTGCCAATCTGTTCCTGCAATACGACATCTATCACATGCAAATCATGGAAGGCGATCTGGCCCGCACCCTGCAATCGCACCTGGGCGAGATCAACCATGTGCAGCTCGCGGACAACCCGGGGCGCAACGAGCCGGGCACCGGTGAAATCAACTACCGCTTCCTGTTCGAACACCTCGACCGCATCGGTTATCAGGGTTGGGTGGGTTGCGAGTACAAGCCGCTGACCACCACTGAAGCGGGCCTTGGCTGGCTGAAGACCCACAACGCAATCTGA